In Primulina huaijiensis isolate GDHJ02 chromosome 16, ASM1229523v2, whole genome shotgun sequence, a single genomic region encodes these proteins:
- the LOC140961577 gene encoding ATP-citrate synthase beta chain protein 2-like isoform X1, with product MDLCPIGHAPHSLNYNATANSLYNFTPFPTNIVCYKKHSYSSYCLLPQRSVTGYKMATGQLFSKSTQALFYNYKQLPIQRMLDFDFLCGRETPSVAGIINPGSEGFQKLFFGQEEIAIPVHSTIEAASAAHPTADVFINFASFRSAAASSMSALKQPTIKVVAIIAEGVPESDTKQLIAYAKANNKVVIGPATVGGIQAGAFKIGDTAGTIDNIIHCKLYRPGSVGFVSKSGGMSNELYNTIARVTNGIYEGIAIGGDVFPGSTLSDHVLRFNNIPQVKMIVVLGELGGRDEYSLVEALKQGKINKPVVAWVSGTCARLFKSEVQFGHAGAKSGGEMESAQAKNQALREAGAVVPTSYEAFEGSIRETFEKLVEGGQVMAVKEVTPPPIPEDLNTAIKSGKVRAPTHVISTISDDRGEEPTYAGVPMSSIVEQGLGVGDVISLLWFKRSLPRYCSRFIEICIMLCADHGPCVSGAHNTIVTARAGKDLVSSLVSGLLTIGPRFGGAIDDAARYFKDAYDRGLTPYEFVESMKKKGIRVPGIGHRVKRGDNRDKRVELLQEFARSNFPSVKYMEYAVEVETYTLSKANNLVLNVDGAIGSLFLDLLAGSGMFTKQEIDEIVGIGYLNGLFVLARSIGLIGHTFDQKRLKQPLYRHPWEDVLYTK from the exons atggATCTTTGCCCAATTGGGCATGCCCCACATTCTCTTAACTACAATGCAACAGCTAATTCTCTATATAATTTCACTCCTTTCCCCACTAATATTGTGTGCTACAAAAAACATTCATATTCCTCTTACTGTCTCCTTCCTCAAAG GAGTGTTACTGGTTACAAAATGGCAACCGGGCAACTTTTCTCCAAATCAACTCAAGCACTATTTTACAATTACAAGCAACTCCCCATACAGCGGATGCTTGATTTTGACTTCCTTTGTG GGAGAGAAACACCTTCTGTTGCCGGAATTATAAATCCTGGTTCTGAGGGATTTCAGAAGCTATTTTTCGGTCAGGAGGAAATTGCAATTCCAGTTCATTCGAC TATTGAAGCTGCAAGTGCTGCACATCCCACAGCTGATGTTTTTATTAACTTTGCATCATTTAGAAG TGCTGCTGCTTCATCCATGTCTGCTCTCAAGCAGCCAACAATCAAAGTTGTGGCCATTATAGCTGAAGGTGTCCCCGAATCAGACACCAAGCAATTAATTGCTTATGCAAAGGCAAACAATAAG GTCGTCATTGGCCCCGCTACTGTTGGAGGTATTCAAGCTGGAGCCTTTAAGATTGGTGATACTGCTGGAACAATTGATAATATCATTCACTGCAAGTTGTACAGGCCTGGATCTGTTGGATTTGTCTCCAAATCT GGTGGTATGTCTAACGAGTTATACAACACAATTGCTCGTGTCACGAATGGAATTTACGAAG GTATCGCGATCGGAGGTGATGTGTTCCCTGGTTCCACACTTTCTGATCATGTGCTTCGATTTAACAATATACCTcag GTTAAAATGATTGTTGTTCTTGGAGAACTTGGTGGGCGTGATGAATATTCCTTAGTTGAGGCCCTCAAACAGGGGAAAATCAACAAGCCTGTAGTTGCCTGGGTCAGTGGAACTTGTGCCCGCCTCTTCAAATCGGAAGTGCAGTTTGGTCATGCT GGGGCCAAGAGTGGTGGTGAGATGGAGTCTGCTCAGGCCAAGAATCAAGCACTCAGAGAGGCGGGAGCTGTTGTTCCCACTTCATATGAGGCATTCGAAGGTTCAATCAGAGAAACATTCGAGAAATTG GTTGAGGGGGGGCAGGTTATGGCTGTGAAGGAGGTTACACCTCCTCCAATACCGGAGGATCTTAATACAGCAATTAAGAGTGGAAAAGTTCGGGCTCCAACACATGTTATTTCCACTATTTCAGATGATAGGG GGGAAGAACCAACATATGCTGGCGTCCCCATGTCCTCCATTGTTGAACAGGGTTTAGGTGTCGGTGATGTTATTTCTTTATTGTGGTTCAAAAGAAGCCTTCCCCGTTATTGCTCACGTTTTATTGAA ATTTGCATCATGTTATGTGCTGACCATGGTCCATGTGTATCTGGTGCTCACAACACCATTGTGACGGCTAGAGCAGGAAAAGACCTGGTATCAAGTCTTGTTTCTG GTTTATTGACAATTGGTCCTCGTTTTGGTGGGGCTATCGATGATGCTGCTCGATACTTTAAGGATGCTTATGACAGG GGTCTTACACCTTACGAATTTGTGGAAAGCATGAAAAAGAAGGGCATTCGTGTACCTGGTATTGGTCACAG AGTCAAGAGGGGCGATAACAGAGACAAGAGGGTAGAGTTGCTGCAAGAATTTGCACGGTCGAATTTCCCATCTGTAAAGTACATGGAATACGCAGTTGAAGTCGAGACTTACACCCTTTCAAAAGCAAACAACCTAGTTCTCAACGTTGATGGTGCCATTGGTTCCCTATTCTTGGATCTTCTTGCAGGCAGCGGAATGTTCACAAAGcaagaaattgatgagattgTTGGGATTGGTTACCTTAACGGACTCTTTGTTCTTGCACGTTCCATTGGTCTAATAGG GCATACATTTGATCAGAAGAGACTGAAGCAGCCACTTTATCGTCACCCATGGGAAGACGTTCTCTACACAAAGTAA
- the LOC140961577 gene encoding ATP-citrate synthase beta chain protein 2-like isoform X2, translating into MATGQLFSKSTQALFYNYKQLPIQRMLDFDFLCGRETPSVAGIINPGSEGFQKLFFGQEEIAIPVHSTIEAASAAHPTADVFINFASFRSAAASSMSALKQPTIKVVAIIAEGVPESDTKQLIAYAKANNKVVIGPATVGGIQAGAFKIGDTAGTIDNIIHCKLYRPGSVGFVSKSGGMSNELYNTIARVTNGIYEGIAIGGDVFPGSTLSDHVLRFNNIPQVKMIVVLGELGGRDEYSLVEALKQGKINKPVVAWVSGTCARLFKSEVQFGHAGAKSGGEMESAQAKNQALREAGAVVPTSYEAFEGSIRETFEKLVEGGQVMAVKEVTPPPIPEDLNTAIKSGKVRAPTHVISTISDDRGEEPTYAGVPMSSIVEQGLGVGDVISLLWFKRSLPRYCSRFIEICIMLCADHGPCVSGAHNTIVTARAGKDLVSSLVSGLLTIGPRFGGAIDDAARYFKDAYDRGLTPYEFVESMKKKGIRVPGIGHRVKRGDNRDKRVELLQEFARSNFPSVKYMEYAVEVETYTLSKANNLVLNVDGAIGSLFLDLLAGSGMFTKQEIDEIVGIGYLNGLFVLARSIGLIGHTFDQKRLKQPLYRHPWEDVLYTK; encoded by the exons ATGGCAACCGGGCAACTTTTCTCCAAATCAACTCAAGCACTATTTTACAATTACAAGCAACTCCCCATACAGCGGATGCTTGATTTTGACTTCCTTTGTG GGAGAGAAACACCTTCTGTTGCCGGAATTATAAATCCTGGTTCTGAGGGATTTCAGAAGCTATTTTTCGGTCAGGAGGAAATTGCAATTCCAGTTCATTCGAC TATTGAAGCTGCAAGTGCTGCACATCCCACAGCTGATGTTTTTATTAACTTTGCATCATTTAGAAG TGCTGCTGCTTCATCCATGTCTGCTCTCAAGCAGCCAACAATCAAAGTTGTGGCCATTATAGCTGAAGGTGTCCCCGAATCAGACACCAAGCAATTAATTGCTTATGCAAAGGCAAACAATAAG GTCGTCATTGGCCCCGCTACTGTTGGAGGTATTCAAGCTGGAGCCTTTAAGATTGGTGATACTGCTGGAACAATTGATAATATCATTCACTGCAAGTTGTACAGGCCTGGATCTGTTGGATTTGTCTCCAAATCT GGTGGTATGTCTAACGAGTTATACAACACAATTGCTCGTGTCACGAATGGAATTTACGAAG GTATCGCGATCGGAGGTGATGTGTTCCCTGGTTCCACACTTTCTGATCATGTGCTTCGATTTAACAATATACCTcag GTTAAAATGATTGTTGTTCTTGGAGAACTTGGTGGGCGTGATGAATATTCCTTAGTTGAGGCCCTCAAACAGGGGAAAATCAACAAGCCTGTAGTTGCCTGGGTCAGTGGAACTTGTGCCCGCCTCTTCAAATCGGAAGTGCAGTTTGGTCATGCT GGGGCCAAGAGTGGTGGTGAGATGGAGTCTGCTCAGGCCAAGAATCAAGCACTCAGAGAGGCGGGAGCTGTTGTTCCCACTTCATATGAGGCATTCGAAGGTTCAATCAGAGAAACATTCGAGAAATTG GTTGAGGGGGGGCAGGTTATGGCTGTGAAGGAGGTTACACCTCCTCCAATACCGGAGGATCTTAATACAGCAATTAAGAGTGGAAAAGTTCGGGCTCCAACACATGTTATTTCCACTATTTCAGATGATAGGG GGGAAGAACCAACATATGCTGGCGTCCCCATGTCCTCCATTGTTGAACAGGGTTTAGGTGTCGGTGATGTTATTTCTTTATTGTGGTTCAAAAGAAGCCTTCCCCGTTATTGCTCACGTTTTATTGAA ATTTGCATCATGTTATGTGCTGACCATGGTCCATGTGTATCTGGTGCTCACAACACCATTGTGACGGCTAGAGCAGGAAAAGACCTGGTATCAAGTCTTGTTTCTG GTTTATTGACAATTGGTCCTCGTTTTGGTGGGGCTATCGATGATGCTGCTCGATACTTTAAGGATGCTTATGACAGG GGTCTTACACCTTACGAATTTGTGGAAAGCATGAAAAAGAAGGGCATTCGTGTACCTGGTATTGGTCACAG AGTCAAGAGGGGCGATAACAGAGACAAGAGGGTAGAGTTGCTGCAAGAATTTGCACGGTCGAATTTCCCATCTGTAAAGTACATGGAATACGCAGTTGAAGTCGAGACTTACACCCTTTCAAAAGCAAACAACCTAGTTCTCAACGTTGATGGTGCCATTGGTTCCCTATTCTTGGATCTTCTTGCAGGCAGCGGAATGTTCACAAAGcaagaaattgatgagattgTTGGGATTGGTTACCTTAACGGACTCTTTGTTCTTGCACGTTCCATTGGTCTAATAGG GCATACATTTGATCAGAAGAGACTGAAGCAGCCACTTTATCGTCACCCATGGGAAGACGTTCTCTACACAAAGTAA